The following proteins are encoded in a genomic region of Paenibacillus sp. FSL R7-0273:
- a CDS encoding sigma-70 family RNA polymerase sigma factor: MENLMEIERVQLAKEEAQSFIGLVSAQKKILYGIAYSYFRSETDALEMLQEATFRAWSRRKSLKDPQRFAPWITRILINCCNDEMKRRKRMVSVKAADVPSGEVMVMTSDRKLDMEQALDGVKLKYRQVIVLKYYRDMTLTEIAEVLDKPEGTVKTWLNKGLKQLRNKMKGGSAHGWQ, encoded by the coding sequence ATGGAAAATCTAATGGAGATTGAGCGGGTACAGCTGGCTAAAGAGGAGGCGCAGTCCTTTATCGGTCTTGTATCGGCTCAGAAAAAAATACTCTACGGAATAGCCTACAGCTATTTCCGGAGTGAGACGGATGCGCTTGAAATGCTGCAGGAGGCTACATTCAGAGCCTGGAGCAGGAGAAAAAGCCTGAAGGATCCGCAGCGGTTTGCACCTTGGATAACACGCATTCTAATTAACTGCTGCAATGATGAAATGAAGCGGAGGAAGCGGATGGTTTCCGTAAAAGCGGCTGATGTCCCAAGCGGTGAAGTGATGGTTATGACCAGTGACCGCAAGCTGGACATGGAGCAGGCGCTCGACGGCGTTAAGCTGAAATACCGTCAGGTGATCGTGCTGAAATACTACCGTGATATGACGCTGACAGAAATTGCCGAAGTGCTGGACAAGCCGGAGGGGACAGTCAAGACCTGGCTCAACAAGGGCCTTAAGCAGCTCCGGAACAAGATGAAGGGGGGATCCGCACATGGCTGGCAGTGA
- a CDS encoding type 1 glutamine amidotransferase domain-containing protein codes for MRLSGKKVIALVDDEFEDLELWYPVYRVREEGAEVHLAGLEKGKTYTGKYGVPAVAEYSWDDLNAADYDGILVPGGWAPDKIRRYSAVLKLVQDFNAAKKPIGQICHAGWVLISAKILDGVTVTSTPGIRDDMENAGAIWKDEPVVTDGHIISARRPPDLPPYGKAFCDALAGE; via the coding sequence ATGAGATTATCCGGTAAAAAGGTCATTGCGCTGGTTGATGACGAATTCGAGGATCTGGAGCTTTGGTATCCGGTATACCGGGTACGTGAAGAAGGTGCCGAGGTGCATCTGGCCGGGCTGGAAAAGGGTAAAACCTACACCGGCAAATACGGCGTACCCGCTGTAGCCGAATATTCCTGGGACGACCTGAATGCTGCCGATTACGACGGTATTCTTGTACCGGGAGGCTGGGCTCCTGATAAAATCCGCCGCTACAGCGCTGTCCTGAAGCTCGTGCAGGATTTCAACGCTGCCAAAAAGCCGATCGGCCAGATCTGCCACGCCGGCTGGGTACTGATCTCCGCCAAAATCCTTGACGGGGTAACAGTCACCTCGACGCCCGGCATCCGCGATGATATGGAGAATGCCGGAGCCATCTGGAAGGACGAGCCGGTAGTAACTGACGGTCATATCATTTCGGCCCGCCGTCCGCCGGATCTTCCGCCATACGGCAAAGCATTCTGTGATGCGCTGGCCGGGGAATAA
- the ccpA gene encoding catabolite control protein A: MTVTIYDVAREAGVSMATVSRVVNNNPNVKPQTRKKVFEAIERLGYRPNAVARGLASKKTTTVGVVIPDISNSIFAEIARGIEDIANMYHYNIILCNADKRKEKEIRVINTLLEKQVDGLLFMGGTVTDEHIQAFQTSAVPIVLCATRDEKGTYPSVDIDHETAAFDAVNTLIRHGHREIAMISGTLQDPANGYARFQGYKKALEAAGIEYQEDLVRIGNYRYESGVEAMKYFLGLKKKPTAIFAATDEMAIGAIHSIQDEGLKVPDDFSIISVDNIRMASMVRPLLTTVAQPMYDLGAVAMRLLTKLMKKETVENPRVILPHETILRLSVNHVNK, encoded by the coding sequence TTGACGGTAACCATTTACGATGTAGCTCGCGAAGCAGGCGTATCTATGGCTACGGTATCACGGGTTGTGAATAATAACCCTAACGTGAAGCCGCAGACCCGGAAGAAGGTATTTGAAGCAATTGAACGTTTGGGCTATCGTCCAAACGCCGTGGCGAGAGGTCTCGCCAGCAAGAAAACGACAACCGTCGGTGTTGTCATTCCCGATATCTCCAACTCGATTTTTGCGGAAATTGCCCGCGGGATTGAGGATATCGCGAACATGTATCATTACAATATCATTTTGTGTAATGCGGACAAACGCAAAGAGAAGGAAATCCGTGTAATCAACACGCTTCTGGAGAAGCAGGTTGACGGGCTGCTCTTCATGGGCGGAACGGTAACAGATGAGCATATCCAGGCGTTCCAGACCTCAGCGGTTCCTATTGTACTATGCGCAACCCGCGATGAGAAGGGCACCTATCCTTCGGTTGATATCGACCATGAAACTGCGGCTTTTGATGCTGTGAACACGCTTATCCGTCACGGACACCGTGAGATTGCAATGATCAGCGGAACGCTGCAGGATCCGGCCAACGGCTATGCCCGGTTCCAGGGCTACAAGAAGGCGCTTGAAGCGGCAGGAATTGAGTACCAGGAGGATCTGGTGCGTATCGGTAACTACCGTTACGAATCCGGTGTCGAAGCGATGAAATACTTCCTTGGCCTCAAGAAGAAGCCGACTGCTATCTTTGCTGCAACGGATGAAATGGCGATTGGTGCCATCCACAGCATTCAGGATGAGGGTCTGAAGGTTCCGGATGATTTCTCAATCATCAGTGTAGACAACATCCGTATGGCTTCCATGGTTCGTCCGCTGCTGACTACTGTAGCTCAGCCGATGTATGACCTGGGTGCGGTAGCGATGAGACTTTTGACCAAGCTGATGAAGAAGGAGACCGTTGAGAATCCGCGGGTTATTTTGCCGCATGAGACGATTCTCCGCCTCTCTGTGAATCACGTCAACAAGTAA
- a CDS encoding 5'-methylthioadenosine/adenosylhomocysteine nucleosidase codes for MNEVIGLIGAMDEEIELLLSSMENKQTTVKAGVSYYTGDIFGKKAVLCKSGVGKVNAAVTTQILLGQFGVSKILFTGVAGAVHPGLDIGDIVISSECIQHDMDATALGYSRGVIPYQEVSVFAADAALVQLAEEACRGLNQHFITGVVLSGDQFIASSSVVDSLYKDLNGACAEMEGAAVAQVCYMNAAPFVIIRSMSDKADGSAHVNYREFTVTAARRSHAILEYMLKAL; via the coding sequence TTGAATGAGGTAATCGGATTAATTGGTGCGATGGATGAGGAGATTGAGCTGCTGTTAAGCAGCATGGAGAACAAGCAGACTACGGTCAAGGCGGGAGTAAGCTATTATACCGGTGACATTTTCGGCAAAAAGGCGGTTCTGTGCAAGTCCGGGGTCGGCAAAGTGAATGCGGCAGTGACCACCCAAATTCTGCTTGGCCAGTTTGGAGTGTCGAAGATACTGTTCACAGGGGTTGCCGGAGCGGTTCATCCCGGTCTGGATATCGGTGACATTGTGATCTCCTCGGAATGTATCCAGCATGACATGGATGCGACTGCGCTGGGGTATTCCAGAGGCGTTATTCCTTATCAGGAGGTGTCTGTGTTTGCAGCAGATGCAGCACTGGTACAGCTTGCAGAAGAAGCCTGCAGGGGTCTTAACCAGCATTTCATAACGGGAGTTGTGCTCTCCGGGGATCAGTTCATTGCCAGCAGCAGTGTGGTTGATAGCTTATATAAGGACCTGAACGGCGCCTGTGCAGAAATGGAAGGTGCGGCTGTCGCCCAGGTATGCTATATGAATGCTGCCCCGTTCGTAATTATCCGTTCGATGTCTGATAAGGCCGATGGGTCGGCTCATGTTAATTACCGTGAATTTACAGTAACAGCCGCGCGGCGCTCTCATGCCATTCTTGAATATATGCTGAAGGCGCTGTAG
- a CDS encoding GNAT family N-acetyltransferase: MDHRKIHVSHQIVHNHTEISVCGPVSSHFLQSLTIHPELDAFRKPRKQLQALIEIAELPEGRVIAAACNSLLVGYVTFHYPDEMELWSQGNMADLIELGAIEVADGYRGCGLGKQMLAAAFEQEQLENCIVFTTEYYWHWDLKGTGLDVWAYRSMMEKLMKPAGMVWYATDDPEICSHPANCLMVRIGREVPLSSQETFDRVRFRQRFMY, encoded by the coding sequence ATGGACCACCGCAAAATCCACGTATCTCACCAGATTGTACATAACCACACAGAAATCAGCGTCTGCGGCCCGGTATCCTCTCACTTCTTACAGAGTCTTACGATTCATCCCGAGCTTGATGCCTTCCGCAAGCCTCGGAAACAGCTGCAAGCGCTGATCGAAATTGCTGAACTGCCTGAAGGACGGGTTATTGCCGCAGCCTGCAACAGCCTGCTGGTCGGTTATGTCACTTTTCATTATCCCGATGAAATGGAGCTTTGGTCACAGGGGAATATGGCAGATTTGATTGAACTGGGGGCGATAGAAGTAGCTGACGGGTACAGGGGCTGCGGGCTTGGCAAGCAGATGCTTGCCGCGGCTTTTGAACAGGAGCAGTTGGAGAATTGTATTGTGTTCACTACGGAGTACTATTGGCACTGGGACCTTAAGGGCACTGGACTGGATGTATGGGCCTACCGCAGTATGATGGAGAAGCTGATGAAGCCGGCAGGGATGGTCTGGTATGCCACCGATGATCCGGAGATCTGCTCACATCCCGCCAACTGCCTGATGGTCAGGATCGGCCGGGAAGTCCCTTTGTCCTCACAGGAAACCTTTGACAGGGTCCGCTTCAGGCAGCGTTTTATGTACTAG
- the acsA gene encoding acetate--CoA ligase, which translates to MGQVHNEILPGRVQQANMSDYSLAVDQFRWEDAEQAFSWYETGKVNMAHEAVDRHVAEGRGAATALVYSDASREERYSFADLQEQSNRFGNILRKYGVGKGDRVFIFMPRCPELYFCLLGILKVGAVAGPLFEAFMETAVKDRLEDSGAVALVTTPELLRRVRREDLPELKHVIVTGLENAGDKGVISYLEEMAASPAELEPEWLTLEDGLIMHYTSGSTGKPKGVYHLQRAMIQHYYTGKIVLDLRPDDVYWCTADPGWVTGTSYGIFAPWLNGVANVVRGGRFSPQDWYRTIERFAVTVWYSAPTAFRMLMGAGESSLQGADLSSLRHVLSVGEPLNPEVVRWGDKVYGQRIHDTWWMTETGAQLICNYPGMDIKPGSMGRPLPGIEAAILDDRGKVLPPYSMGNLAIRTPWPSMMGMIWNNKAKYDEYFRIPGWYISGDSAYMDEDGYYWFQGRIDDVINSSGERIGPFEVESKLVEHPAVAEAGVIGKPDVLRGEIIKAFISLREGYTATPELKEEIAAFVKAGLSAHAAPREIEFKEKLPKTRSGKIIRRVLKAWELELPAGDLSTIED; encoded by the coding sequence ATGGGGCAAGTCCACAATGAAATATTGCCGGGGCGAGTGCAGCAGGCGAATATGAGTGATTATTCCCTGGCAGTTGACCAATTCCGGTGGGAGGATGCGGAGCAGGCCTTCTCCTGGTATGAGACGGGAAAGGTCAATATGGCTCATGAGGCGGTAGACCGCCATGTAGCTGAAGGACGCGGTGCGGCAACTGCACTGGTCTATAGCGATGCTTCCCGTGAGGAAAGGTATAGCTTTGCCGATCTGCAGGAACAGTCCAATAGGTTCGGGAACATTCTGCGGAAATACGGCGTCGGCAAAGGCGACCGTGTGTTTATCTTTATGCCGCGCTGCCCGGAGCTGTATTTCTGCCTGCTCGGAATTCTCAAAGTCGGGGCGGTTGCGGGACCGCTGTTCGAGGCGTTTATGGAGACCGCTGTAAAAGACCGGCTGGAGGACAGCGGGGCGGTGGCGCTTGTAACGACACCTGAGCTGCTGCGGCGGGTCCGCCGTGAGGACCTGCCTGAGCTGAAGCACGTTATTGTTACAGGCTTGGAAAACGCTGGGGATAAGGGAGTGATCAGCTACCTGGAGGAGATGGCTGCATCGCCTGCAGAGCTGGAACCGGAATGGCTTACACTGGAGGATGGCCTGATTATGCACTACACTTCCGGGTCAACCGGGAAGCCCAAGGGCGTCTATCACCTGCAGAGGGCTATGATCCAGCATTATTATACGGGGAAAATAGTGCTCGATTTGCGCCCCGATGATGTCTACTGGTGTACTGCGGACCCGGGCTGGGTTACAGGCACTTCATACGGCATTTTTGCACCTTGGCTGAACGGTGTCGCTAATGTAGTGCGGGGCGGGCGCTTCAGTCCCCAGGACTGGTACAGGACGATTGAGCGCTTCGCCGTCACGGTCTGGTACAGTGCGCCTACAGCATTCCGCATGCTGATGGGAGCAGGGGAGAGCAGCCTGCAGGGCGCTGATCTGAGCAGCCTCAGACATGTACTGTCAGTAGGGGAACCGCTGAATCCGGAGGTCGTGCGCTGGGGCGATAAGGTCTACGGGCAGCGTATCCACGATACCTGGTGGATGACGGAGACCGGTGCCCAGCTCATCTGTAATTATCCGGGAATGGATATCAAGCCGGGCTCCATGGGGCGTCCGCTGCCCGGCATTGAGGCAGCGATTCTCGATGACAGGGGGAAGGTGCTGCCGCCTTACTCCATGGGCAATCTGGCCATCCGGACACCCTGGCCGTCGATGATGGGGATGATCTGGAACAATAAAGCCAAGTACGATGAATATTTCCGTATTCCCGGCTGGTACATCTCCGGTGATTCCGCTTATATGGATGAAGACGGATATTACTGGTTTCAGGGCAGAATTGACGATGTTATTAACTCCTCCGGGGAGCGGATCGGCCCGTTTGAGGTAGAGAGCAAGCTTGTAGAGCATCCTGCGGTCGCAGAGGCCGGTGTTATCGGTAAGCCGGATGTGCTGCGGGGAGAGATCATTAAGGCGTTTATCTCGCTCAGAGAAGGCTATACGGCTACGCCTGAGCTGAAGGAGGAGATTGCAGCCTTCGTCAAAGCAGGCTTATCCGCACATGCCGCCCCCCGGGAGATCGAATTTAAGGAGAAGCTGCCCAAGACCCGCTCCGGCAAAATTATACGCCGGGTGCTGAAGGCCTGGGAGCTGGAGCTTCCGGCCGGTGATTTATCAACGATCGAGGACTAA
- a CDS encoding transglycosylase domain-containing protein, which translates to MVEEKKKKTAKQRPPRRSWLRRFGSVVKWVFILGILGLLFAGGAVAGYVTSIVKDDPVRSEELIQQQVSQNAITGFAYFRDGQPIGQLRTEEDRRLIEFNDIPQLVIDAVLAIEDNSFYDHVGIDFSGTLRAVKQKLLNESVQTGGSTLTQQLARRVFLSLDRTEDRKVKEILLSLRLERFLSKNEILTAYLNKVPFGNGSNGYNVFGIKAASKGIFGLDDLDKLNIAQAAYLAGLPQLPSKYSAFNGVGEFNETAFGRAMDRQKLVLRRMLEENKITTSQYNEALQFDIQSSLAPYTKKAYATFPYLMLETERKAAAILLAINEDKSTGENADSAATAGSDTVLLEEARQQLMTGGYRVYTTIDKKVYSAMHSVSENSDNFTKDSEARGKEQAAGMLIDNKTGAILGMIEGRDFNIEQMNYATQMVRQPGSTMKPIAAYLPALDSGLIQPASILDDAPMILKDGSKGFHIPKNANNRYQGLVTARYALNKSLNLPALKLFNEKVGIEESWAFTKKLGITTLQDNDYNAQTGVIGGLRYGVSVEELTNAYASIGNNGAFNDAYMIEKIVDFQGKIIYQHKVNPEQVFSEQTAYLMTDMLRTVITEGTATTVKSNYEHFKDVPIVGKTGSTQNYGDVWFMGYTPDVTLGMWVGYKEQINTLQGDKQKRQAQTLWAKVMNAVIEKQPELFVTKEFTQPEGIVKKTVSAYSGKLPTDLTDKFTTDLFNAKYVPTDSDDGISKAKYITYGGVNYLPLEGTPDDFLREKIVVKRDKPIQDLIKELQAAFDGMKEHESLAYYMPADAKTDFPTEVDPRVDDGNAPTAPGSVSVSYSTGKAVITFAPSGSSDVVGYRLYRSLNGGAFQKQSVISAGENPVFTPGTPQSVNATFYVTAVDVAGHETASGSVAGGTAPTPEPTPPPEELPGAEATPEGGIVPGGTEEDPGMIIVHPPGSEEVPAGGANNAGGGNNAGNAP; encoded by the coding sequence ATGGTTGAGGAGAAAAAGAAGAAGACCGCAAAACAGCGCCCCCCTCGCAGATCCTGGCTCCGCAGGTTCGGTTCAGTCGTAAAATGGGTGTTTATACTCGGCATCCTGGGCCTTCTGTTTGCCGGCGGCGCCGTAGCAGGCTATGTCACTTCGATAGTGAAGGACGATCCTGTGCGCTCCGAGGAGCTGATCCAGCAGCAAGTCAGCCAGAACGCCATCACCGGCTTTGCTTATTTCCGTGACGGCCAGCCGATCGGTCAGCTCCGTACCGAGGAGGACCGCAGGCTTATTGAATTTAATGATATCCCGCAGCTGGTAATTGATGCCGTCCTCGCTATAGAGGACAATAGTTTCTACGACCATGTAGGAATAGATTTCAGCGGTACACTGCGTGCCGTCAAGCAGAAGCTGCTTAACGAGTCCGTCCAGACAGGAGGCAGTACACTTACCCAGCAGCTGGCCAGACGTGTATTCCTCAGCCTGGACCGTACAGAGGACCGCAAGGTTAAGGAAATCCTGCTGTCGCTGCGGCTGGAGCGTTTTCTGTCCAAAAACGAGATACTCACAGCCTATCTCAACAAGGTGCCGTTCGGTAATGGCTCTAACGGCTATAATGTATTCGGCATCAAGGCGGCATCCAAGGGCATCTTCGGGCTGGATGATCTCGACAAGCTTAACATCGCCCAAGCCGCTTATCTCGCCGGGCTTCCCCAGCTCCCTTCCAAGTATTCCGCCTTTAATGGCGTAGGCGAGTTCAACGAGACTGCCTTCGGCCGGGCCATGGACCGCCAGAAGCTGGTGCTGCGCCGGATGCTTGAAGAGAACAAGATCACAACATCACAGTACAATGAAGCCCTGCAGTTTGATATCCAGTCATCACTGGCTCCGTATACGAAGAAGGCATATGCTACCTTCCCTTACCTGATGCTGGAAACAGAGCGCAAGGCTGCAGCCATTCTATTGGCCATCAACGAGGATAAGAGCACTGGCGAGAACGCGGACAGCGCCGCAACCGCCGGAAGCGATACCGTCCTGCTTGAGGAAGCGCGCCAGCAGCTGATGACCGGCGGCTACCGCGTGTACACAACAATTGACAAAAAAGTGTACAGCGCCATGCACAGCGTTTCGGAGAACAGTGACAATTTTACGAAGGACAGTGAAGCAAGAGGCAAGGAACAGGCAGCAGGCATGCTGATCGATAACAAAACCGGGGCCATCCTTGGAATGATTGAAGGCCGGGACTTTAATATCGAGCAGATGAACTATGCTACACAAATGGTCCGCCAGCCGGGATCAACGATGAAGCCGATTGCCGCCTATCTTCCGGCGCTCGACAGCGGGCTGATCCAGCCTGCCAGCATCCTGGATGATGCGCCTATGATCCTGAAAGACGGCTCTAAGGGCTTCCACATTCCAAAGAATGCCAATAACCGCTATCAGGGTCTGGTTACAGCGCGTTATGCGCTCAACAAATCGCTTAACCTGCCGGCGCTCAAGCTGTTTAACGAAAAGGTCGGAATCGAAGAGTCCTGGGCTTTTACCAAGAAGCTGGGAATTACAACGCTCCAGGATAATGATTACAATGCACAGACCGGGGTTATCGGCGGCCTGCGTTACGGTGTTTCCGTTGAGGAATTGACCAATGCGTATGCTTCAATCGGCAACAACGGCGCTTTTAATGATGCATACATGATTGAGAAAATCGTTGATTTCCAGGGTAAAATTATTTATCAGCACAAGGTGAACCCGGAGCAGGTATTTTCTGAGCAGACGGCCTACCTGATGACAGATATGCTGCGGACTGTTATTACAGAAGGTACGGCTACCACTGTAAAAAGCAATTATGAGCACTTTAAGGACGTGCCGATCGTCGGCAAAACCGGGTCCACGCAGAACTACGGCGACGTCTGGTTCATGGGTTATACGCCGGATGTAACGCTTGGAATGTGGGTCGGCTACAAGGAGCAGATCAACACGCTTCAGGGTGATAAGCAGAAGCGCCAGGCGCAGACGCTTTGGGCCAAGGTTATGAATGCCGTAATTGAAAAGCAGCCGGAGCTGTTCGTAACGAAGGAGTTCACCCAGCCTGAGGGGATCGTCAAGAAGACTGTCTCCGCCTACAGCGGCAAGCTGCCGACGGATCTGACAGATAAATTCACCACAGACCTGTTCAATGCCAAGTACGTGCCGACAGACAGTGATGACGGCATTTCCAAAGCCAAATACATCACCTATGGCGGCGTGAATTACCTGCCGCTCGAGGGTACGCCTGACGATTTCCTCAGAGAGAAGATTGTCGTCAAGCGGGATAAGCCTATTCAGGACCTGATCAAGGAGCTGCAGGCGGCATTTGACGGGATGAAGGAGCATGAGTCTCTGGCATACTATATGCCGGCTGATGCCAAAACCGACTTCCCGACCGAGGTCGATCCCCGTGTTGATGACGGGAACGCACCGACTGCACCAGGCAGTGTCAGTGTGTCGTACAGCACAGGCAAAGCGGTCATAACCTTTGCCCCAAGCGGTTCTTCTGACGTAGTGGGCTACCGTCTCTACCGTTCGTTGAACGGCGGCGCTTTCCAGAAGCAGTCCGTTATCTCAGCCGGAGAGAACCCTGTTTTTACTCCGGGTACTCCGCAGAGTGTCAACGCCACCTTCTATGTGACTGCTGTAGATGTGGCCGGGCATGAGACTGCTTCAGGCAGCGTAGCCGGCGGTACGGCTCCTACACCGGAGCCAACACCGCCGCCGGAGGAATTGCCGGGAGCAGAGGCGACACCGGAGGGCGGTATCGTGCCGGGCGGGACCGAAGAGGATCCCGGAATGATTATCGTGCATCCGCCGGGCAGTGAGGAAGTACCGGCCGGCGGGGCCAATAATGCCGGCGGCGGTAACAACGCCGGCAACGCGCCTTAA
- the tyrS gene encoding tyrosine--tRNA ligase translates to MKWEELTPAQQQEVERQLETAVRGAAEIIPVEQLRSKLVQSVATGTPLNIKLGLDPSAPDIHIGHTVVLHKLRQFQEAGHQVQLIIGDFTGRIGDPTGKSETRRQLSEEDVQRNAATYRKQIFKILDPDKTKVLCNSDWLSPMNFAEVVNLAAKVTVARMMERDDFTKRFQGGQAISVHEFFYPLMQGMDSVANGTDIEIGGTDQKFNILMGRTLQKEYGEEPQAVVLMPLLEGLDGVKKMSKSLGNYIGIDEAPNEMYGKTMSVPDELMLRYYEMATDLSNSELAALSRAMDTGAAHPRDVKMRLAHTLVRMYHGAQAADAAQQHFITVFQQRALPEEIGTFRLDAAELEDGVLKLARLLVVLGFAESGSEARRQIGQGAVRLNGVKQGDPGAAILPQEGDIIQVGKRRLARLSLG, encoded by the coding sequence ATGAAATGGGAAGAATTAACCCCGGCGCAGCAGCAGGAGGTAGAGCGCCAGCTGGAAACAGCCGTGCGCGGTGCGGCTGAAATTATTCCGGTGGAGCAATTGCGGAGCAAGCTGGTTCAGTCAGTGGCAACAGGTACACCGTTGAACATCAAGCTGGGGCTGGACCCGTCGGCGCCGGATATTCATATCGGGCATACCGTTGTGCTTCATAAGCTGCGCCAGTTCCAGGAGGCCGGGCATCAGGTGCAGCTGATCATCGGGGATTTTACAGGACGGATCGGCGACCCGACAGGCAAATCGGAAACACGCAGGCAGCTGAGTGAAGAGGATGTTCAGCGCAATGCGGCAACCTACAGGAAGCAGATATTCAAGATTCTTGATCCGGATAAAACAAAGGTGCTCTGCAATTCGGACTGGCTCAGCCCGATGAATTTTGCGGAGGTGGTCAATCTTGCGGCTAAGGTCACAGTGGCCCGGATGATGGAGCGGGATGATTTTACCAAACGGTTTCAGGGCGGCCAGGCAATCAGTGTACATGAGTTCTTTTATCCGCTGATGCAGGGGATGGATTCTGTAGCCAACGGTACGGATATTGAAATCGGCGGCACAGATCAGAAATTCAATATTCTCATGGGCCGCACACTGCAAAAGGAGTACGGGGAGGAGCCGCAGGCCGTGGTGCTGATGCCGCTGCTGGAAGGTCTGGACGGGGTCAAAAAGATGAGCAAGAGCCTCGGTAATTACATAGGCATTGATGAAGCGCCAAACGAAATGTACGGCAAAACGATGTCCGTGCCCGATGAGCTGATGCTCAGATACTACGAAATGGCGACAGACCTCAGCAATAGTGAGCTGGCAGCGCTCAGCCGGGCTATGGATACAGGGGCAGCCCATCCCCGGGATGTCAAAATGCGTCTGGCCCATACCCTGGTCCGGATGTATCACGGGGCGCAAGCAGCAGATGCCGCACAGCAGCATTTCATAACAGTCTTCCAGCAGCGTGCCCTGCCTGAGGAGATCGGGACTTTCCGTCTGGATGCGGCTGAACTGGAGGACGGTGTTCTAAAGCTGGCCCGGCTCCTGGTGGTGCTGGGCTTTGCTGAATCTGGCAGTGAGGCCAGACGCCAGATTGGTCAGGGGGCTGTGAGGCTTAACGGTGTGAAGCAGGGAGACCCGGGCGCAGCTATTCTTCCACAGGAAGGAGATATTATCCAGGTGGGTAAAAGAAGGCTGGCCAGGCTGAGTCTTGGTTAG
- the rpsD gene encoding 30S ribosomal protein S4 — MARYTGPKFKLSRRLGISLSGTGKDLKRPFPPGQHGANQRRKVSNYGMQLLEKQKLRHMYGLGEKQFRTLFSKAQKIQGIAGENFMFLLESRLDNLVYRLGFANSRAGARQLVSHGHVTVNGKKVDIASYRVSIGDVIGLRERSRSMKSIKEALENRNHLPAYLEYADAAFEGKYIRLPERAELTQEVDEKQIVEFYNR, encoded by the coding sequence ATGGCACGTTACACCGGACCTAAATTCAAACTCAGCCGCCGTCTGGGCATTTCCCTTAGCGGTACAGGTAAAGACCTTAAACGCCCTTTCCCACCAGGACAGCACGGCGCTAACCAACGCAGAAAAGTAAGTAACTACGGTATGCAGCTTCTGGAAAAACAAAAACTCCGTCACATGTACGGTCTGGGCGAGAAGCAGTTCCGCACATTGTTCTCCAAAGCACAGAAGATCCAGGGTATCGCGGGCGAAAACTTCATGTTCCTGCTCGAAAGCCGTCTGGACAACCTGGTTTACCGTCTTGGATTTGCTAACTCCCGTGCAGGCGCACGTCAGCTGGTATCCCACGGCCACGTAACTGTAAACGGCAAGAAAGTTGATATCGCTTCTTACCGTGTAAGCATCGGCGATGTAATCGGTCTTCGTGAAAGAAGCCGTTCCATGAAATCCATCAAGGAAGCTCTGGAAAACCGCAATCACCTTCCAGCTTACCTGGAATATGCTGACGCAGCATTTGAAGGCAAATATATCCGTTTGCCGGAACGCGCTGAGCTGACTCAGGAAGTTGACGAGAAGCAAATCGTCGAGTTCTACAACCGTTAA